The Montipora foliosa isolate CH-2021 chromosome 1, ASM3666993v2, whole genome shotgun sequence genome has a window encoding:
- the LOC137970445 gene encoding uncharacterized protein — protein sequence MVKQLGIPTWFMTLSCADLRGPELFQIIARTQGKNLTNEQVDALSYNDRCSMLNVNPVVVAKHFQYRVETFFTEILLTNANPIVKIVYYALRIEFQMRGSPHLHALIWTSDCPELTHDTKEAYIHFIDEHVQSCLPDQSQDPELYELVKTYQKHSHSKTCRKYKNIKCRFNFGHFFTNKTIVAEPRFDDLNPEEKTSTIDRQKEILGLVKEKIDEVLNPSKANYDPTLTEADIFKSVNITEEQYYWALSISPDSDYELHLKRPTNSCFINNYFIAGVKGFRANADLQPVFNHYKCITYVCSYFTKDETECSQAIMNAAKEAKKENLSVRDSLKRIGAAFLSTREVSLQECVYRCMPELWLRKIFPAMVFLSTELPEKRVRIAKSPEELDELDNESTDIFKSNIIDRYTLRPQCIPSVDRLCLAEFPAYYYKEYKKNCQETADAQPEVLTDDVIELHHNCDADASPPDKIRLMNTHEVMKCRKIKAVIRYHKPNKAKEPELYFHHLLMLYYPWRDETSLLGSDQTYASKFYEHEVQAVVERNRENFEPDADADAVTEALDFFRNNQGNIIHSSYDSMNDQENADLQCEEQDDSAPNESFNEQSPTHLVSSSETENHSNLGITSYNQLTEISDDKLREYVRSLNKRQHCAYDIILTWCRNKMKNMNSQKPEEVKPINLFITGGAGAGKSHLIHTIYHTVTKTFRHSPLNPELPTVLLMAPTGVGAINIDGTTINTALAIPKETGDNLPALSDQKKTQMRMLLAVLKLIIIDEISMGANTTLLHIHQRLKEIFDTPNCHLFAGISIVAIGDMYQLPPIRRKPVFANYKNDLFNLYHPWHLFTMIELVDIMRQKDDQPFAELLNRFRTASQTGEDIKCIQSRSIDPSDVNYPSNALHIWAANNPVNRHNEMKLHQIPAQLFHLKATDQYPSNVSQQDMNRI from the coding sequence ATGGTGAAACAGCTTGGAATACCAACATGGTTTATGACATTATCCTGTGCTGATCTTAGAGGGCCTGAACTTTTCCAGATTATTGCAAGAACACAAGGCAAAAATCTAACAAATGAACAAGTTGATGCTTTGTCTTATAATGATAGATGTTCAATGCTGAATGTAAatcctgttgttgttgctaagCACTTTCAATATAGAGTTGAAACATTCTTCACTGAAATTCTTTTAACTAATGCAAACCCAATTGTTAAAATAGTATACTATGCACTCCGCATTGAGTTTCAGATGAGAGGCTCTCCTCACTTACATGCCTTAATATGGACATCAGATTGCCCTGAACTAACACATGATACCAAGGAAGCTTATATCCATTTCATAGATGAACATGTGCAGTCATGCCTTCCTGATCAGAGTCAAGACCCTGAGTTATATGAGCTTGTAAAAACCTACCAAAAGCACAGTCATTCAAAAACGTgtagaaaatacaaaaacattaaatgTAGGTTTAATTTTGGGCACTTTTTTACAAACAAGACTATTGTTGCTGAACCTCGTTTTGATGATTTAAATCCAGAAGAAAAGACAAGTACCATAGACAGACAAAAAGAAATCCTTGGActagttaaagaaaaaatagatgAAGTGTTGAATCCCAGTAAGGCAAACTATGATCCTACATTAACAGAAGCTGATATTTTCAAATCTGTAAACATAACTGAAGAGCAATATTATTGGGCTTTATCCATTTCACCTGACTCAGACTATGAGCTGCACCTTAAAAGACCAACAAACAGctgttttattaataattattttattgctggTGTTAAAGGTTTTAGAGCGAATGCTGACTTGCAACCTGTATTTAACCACTACAAGTGCATAACTTACGTGTGCTCATATTTTACCAAGGATGAGACTGAATGCTCACAGGCAATTATGAATGCTGCAAAGGaagctaagaaagaaaacttgagtGTCAGGGATAGCTTAAAAAGAATTGGTGCTGCTTTCCTCTCTACCAGAGAAGTCAGTTTACAAGAATGTGTTTACAGATGCATGCCTGAACTATGGTTACGAAAAATATTCCCAGCAATGGTTTTTTTAAGCACTGAACTACCAGAAAAAAGGGTACGCATTGCAAAATCACCAGAAGAACTTGATGAACTAGATAATGAAAGTACTGATATCTTTAAATCAAATATTATTGATCGATACACTTTAAGACCACAGTGTATTCCTTCGGTAGATAGGCTATGTTTGGCAGAGTTTCCTGCATACTATTATAAAGAATACAAAAAGAACTGCCAAGAAACAGCTGATGCTCAACCTGAGGTTTTAACTGACGATGTCATTGAATTACATCACAATTGTGATGCTGATGCGTCACCTCCAGACAAAATAAGATTAATGAACACGCATGAAGTTATGAAGTGTAGAAAAATAAAAGCTGTTATAAGATATCACAAgccaaacaaagcaaaagaaccTGAACTGTATTTTCATCATTTGCTGATGCTTTACTATCCATGGAGAGATGAGACAAGTCTTTTAGGAAGTGATCAAACATATGCTTCTAAATTCTATGAGCATGAAGTACAAGCTGTTGTAGAACGAAATAGAGAGAATTTTGAGCCTGatgctgatgctgatgctgTTACAGAAGCACTTGATTTTTTTCGAAATAACCAGGGCAATATTATCCACTCCAGCTATGATTCTATGAATGACCAGGAAAATGCAGATTTACAATGTGAAGAGCAAGATGATTCAGCACCAAACGAGTCATTTAATGAACAATCACCTACACATCTTGTTTCATCATCAGAAACTGAGAATCATTCAAACCTTGGAATAACATCCTACAACCAGCTAACGGAAATTAGTGATGATAAACTACGGGAGTATGTTAGATCATTGAACAAAAGACAGCACTGTGCTTATGATATAATTCTCACTTGGtgtagaaataaaatgaaaaacatgaatagTCAAAAACCTGAAGAAGTAAAAccaataaatttatttataactggTGGAGCAGGAGCTGGTAAAAGTCACTTGATTCATACAATCTACCACACTGTTACAAAGACCTTTAGACATTCTCCTCTGAATCCTGAACTACCTACAGTTCTTTTAATGGCACCTACTGGAGTTGGTGCTATTAACATAGATGGGACAACGATAAACACTGCCTTGGCAATTCCCAAAGAAACAGGTGATAATTTACCTGCATTGTctgaccaaaaaaaaacacagatgAGAATGTTACTAGCTGTCCTCAAGTTGATCATAATAGATGAAATCTCTATGGGTGCTAATACTACTTTGCTTCATATCCACCAAAGACTAAAAGAAATTTTTGACACACCAAATTGTCACCTGTTTGCAGGCATTAGCATTGTTGCTATTGGTGACATGTATCAACTACCACCAATACGAAGGAAACCTGTCTTTGCAAATTACAAAAATGATTTGTTTAATTTGTATCACCCATGGCACCTATTCACAATGATAGAGCTTGTTGATATCATGAGGCAGAAGGATGACCAACCATTTGCTGAACTTCTGAATAGGTTCCGCACAGCAAGTCAAACTGGGGAAGATATCAAGTGCATCCAATCTAGATCTATAGATCCATCAGATGTTAATTACCCATCAAATGCTCTTCACATCTGGGCTGCAAATAATCCAGTCAATCGacacaatgaaatgaaattgcaTCAAATACCTGCACAGTTGTTTCACCTTAAAGCCACAGATCAGTACCCATCTAATGTATCACAACAAGATATGAACAGAATTTAG
- the LOC137970454 gene encoding uncharacterized protein, with translation MLHIAASTTTEHPPLHGEYQYLLQKFPVVFSGKIGKLKDYQLKLNIDPTVQPVVPNSRPTPLHYRPKVEAKLKQLEDQDIIELVTGPTAWVSPLLIVDKPNGDIRLCVNMCKPNEALCRTHNPYPTSEEILQDLNSSK, from the coding sequence ATGTTGCATATTGCTGCTTCTACCACTACCGAACACCCACCTCTGCATGGTGAATACCAGTACCTTTTACAGAAGTTCCCAGTAGTGTTTAGTGGCAAGATCGGGAAACTCAAAGATTACCAACTCAAGCTGAACATTGATCCAACTGTACAACCAGTCGTACCAAATTCCCGTCCCACACCCTTGCACTACCGCCCCAAGGTGGAAGCCAAGCTGAAACAGCTTGAGGATCAAGATATCATTGAACTTGTGACAGGCCCAACAGCATGGGTGTCACCACTCCTCATTGTTGATAAGCCGAATGGTGACATAAGACTGTGCGTTAACATGTGTAAGCCCAACGAGGCTCTCTGTCGTACACACAACCCATACCCAACATCGGAAGAAATCCTACAAGACCTAAACAGCTCCAAGTGA